TAATTTCAGAATTCAGTTACCTCTTTAAGCAAATCTTCATTGGGACTTTGAGAATGTTCCCCAACATTCTCAGTCTTCACTCCAACTACAGCCTCATCCTCTGCCTTGAAATCACCAGATTTTAGTAATTGAGTCACATTGTCAATGTTGCTACTTGTCTCCTGGTTCTCCAGTATGTCTTCCATGTGCCTGCTCTCCACAGAACAAGCATCTACAGTGTAACTTGTCTCAGACTGGTCACAATTTAAAGCAGTATTGTCTTCACACTGAAGATTAGAGTCCACTCGTAAGCTGTGACCTATGTCTTCTGATGTCTTTACAGTATGCATTGATGTCTGAGGTTTATCTGAATCCTTGGCGTCCTCCAACAAACCTAGAGCATTTTCCAATCTTGGGCAATCATTCTCTGTTCTTTTCTCATGAAAGGATTGAGTTGCTTCAGCTTTGGAACCGGTACCTTGCTTTCCCTTTGGCTCATCATCATTCAATATTGGACCAATTGCCACGTCTTCAGTGGGTGGATCTGTTCTATCTTCAGCTTCGTACTGCTGATTTGAAACTGTGCATTTCCTCCCTTCTTCGGTATGAGTCATTTTTCTATTGGCATCTTCAAGAGCCTGTCCAGACAGCTCGACTTTCTCCTCCTTGCCTCTTCTTGGGTCTCCTCCTTCCTTACTCCCGCTGCTGTTAGGATTCCTGTATCTACCATCCCTTTTATAATTGAATCTGACATCTCTTCTTTTCTCCACTCTGTTTTGGCAATGAGCATACCTGGCTTTGTCAGGCTTATTCCTGGATCTGCTGTTGCCAGCAGCAAAGTTGTGGTATCTTGAAGCCCCATCATGGAAAGGTCCAAGTGTTACCGTTTCCTCATCATTGCTCTTCCATGGCATATTCATATGGGTCTCATTCCCATCCAGAGACTGTAATCTGGGAAGCACAGGGATTAGAAACACATTAAAATATATCCGTGCCTTTGACAAAACAAGTACTCCAATGTGTATTGCCTCATTTTATTTATCTCACTGACATTAACAGTGCACACTTGTACTGCAGTTGCCAATAGTTCTTGTGAGAGATAGGAAATAGTTTGAGTGCTTTACAACTTTACAacccctccctcggagtgtcagacaccctgagccaataggctagtcttggactaatttccacttggcataatttacttattatttaattatttatggttttatattgctatatttctgcactattcttggttggtgtgaccgtaacgaaatccaatttcccttgggatcaataaagtatgtctgtctgtcggcCAACCAAACTTTATTGACTGCTCTTATAGATTGTGATTTGATCTAACTGTTGTTGTATGAATGGAATCACCGGAGAGAGTTACTgatagatacaaagcagcttctttattcgacaaaacaaggtacagcaggcatcttATGGAGATGCTTTCGGTGCAAAAGTCTGCTGGCCCAACTTGGGGctcgatatttatttgctaaacacaaaggacaatccatatttacaaagaatagacaatgctttcttttgaagctaTATACAAACTTCACCTTCTGATTTGCATCCATCCCACAAACACCAGCAGGTCTgtggactgggattcacagcttcTAGGAATGCATTGTTCCAagttaaatccacaatacattgtcaaggaactgaagactggtagccaaagccatttgctaaatgtaaatgacctaaacccaaaaattaCTCTAACACTAACCACCTAGGCAGAATGGTCAATCTCCCATGTCTCAAATCAATCTACATATTGAACCTTTTGTTGCAGCTGACAAATCAAATTAATCAACGTACAAgatgggacagggttagtgaagaTAGGACTGATACGTGGAAAAATTTCCTGTTTCCGAGGGTAGCGAGTCTTGGTAAACTTAGCCGCAAAATGCTGCAAACACTTGGTCAATTAAAGACCAGAACAATACCTATAGATATTGAAGagtatgaaaacaggttgaaaaGTGGAGTTAAGAGGGAGGATAAGCCATTTTATTCAATAGTCACGCAGACTCAAAGGACCACTTGATCTACTGGTGTTTAAGGGTGACAGGACGGCACAATTAATAGAGCTGCTGCCTCGcactccagtgacccaggttcaatcctgaccttcggTGCAATCTGTATGGAGCTTGCACATTCTCACcctgaccatatgggtttcccaCAGGTGCTCTGGTTCGAGAACTAGTATATTATTCTCAcattaccaagatacagtgaaaagctctaTTTGGACACCACCCAGGCAAGACCATGACAGGTGGTGGTAATGGTAAAGTAGTAAAGTTGGGCAACTTCAATATCGGGGAAAAAGTGAAGTCTTGTTTTTAGGATGACATTGCCAAGTGTCAGTGTATTAATGAAAAAATAAGAAGGGACACCTTTATAGGTCTAAACCCTTGGGAGATACCAAAGGGAAAAATACTGACATGGGATGAAAAGCCATTGCTTCAAATTACCTACAAaatacctacaagtatctgggagtacagttagacgagaagctagactggactgccaacacagatgccttgtgcaggaaggcacagagtcgactgtacttccttagaaggttggcgtcattcaatgtctgtagtgagatgctgaagatgttctataggtcagttgtggagagcgccctcttcttcgtggtggcgtgttggggaggaagcattaagaagagggacgcctcacgtcttaataagctggtaaggaaggcgggctctgtcgtgggcaaagtactggagagtttaacatcggtagctgagcgaagggcgctgagtaggctacggtcaattatggaaaactctgaacatcctctacatagcaccatccagagacagagaagcagtttcagcgacaggttactatcgatgcaatgctcctcagacaggatgaagaggtcaatactccccaatgccattaggctttacaattcaaccgccaggacttaagaactttttaaaagctattattaatgctttttgagatagtgatttagatgcatatcatattttttactgagttaagtattgtatgtaattagttttgatacaacaagtgtatgggacattggaaaaaaaagttgaatttccccatggggatgaataaagtatctatctatctatctatctatcaaattcTCCGGTTACTACCGGATGGATAACTTACTACCTGTTACCCTGCTGGCATTCAGGGCAGCAACGAAGGTCCTCTTCATTAGCagtgttcaggacttccttcagCGTGTCAGGagtttcctctcggttttcactaatgtca
This sequence is a window from Hemitrygon akajei chromosome 1, sHemAka1.3, whole genome shotgun sequence. Protein-coding genes within it:
- the LOC140734617 gene encoding uncharacterized protein — translated: MRLQSLDGNETHMNMPWKSNDEETVTLGPFHDGASRYHNFAAGNSRSRNKPDKARYAHCQNRVEKRRDVRFNYKRDGRYRNPNSSGSKEGGDPRRGKEEKVELSGQALEDANRKMTHTEEGRKCTVSNQQYEAEDRTDPPTEDVAIGPILNDDEPKGKQGTGSKAEATQSFHEKRTENDCPRLENALGLLEDAKDSDKPQTSMHTVKTSEDIGHSLRVDSNLQCEDNTALNCDQSETSYTVDACSVESRHMEDILENQETSSNIDNVTQLLKSGDFKAEDEAVVGVKTENVGEHSQSPNEDLLKELSSCLGESSISIEQPQCDYSTYLSGESQTYDVDFGHIIEIYDFPPHVKTEDIQEAFANFRDKGFRVKWVDSSHALAIFSSPDSAAEALSISHEQFKMQPLSQASKQSKLKVSRCSEFLQPVKERAQVNTAIAKRLVSRALGFQTTERRRRPDPKSKKTKENRVQLDKAEDDTNNILNTGAEQT